One Actinomadura viridis genomic region harbors:
- the rplI gene encoding 50S ribosomal protein L9, giving the protein MKLILTQQVSGLGEPGDVIEVKDGYGRNYLVPRGFAIKWTRGAERQIESIKKARSAREIATVEHAKEVAGRLKSLKVTLRTRTGSNGRLFGAVTPADIAEAVKAADGPDLDRRRIEIGNPIKTVGTHRVSIRLHSDVNATIDVDVVEA; this is encoded by the coding sequence ATGAAGCTCATCCTCACTCAGCAGGTCTCCGGACTCGGTGAGCCCGGCGACGTCATCGAGGTCAAGGACGGCTACGGCCGCAACTACCTCGTCCCCCGAGGGTTCGCGATCAAGTGGACCCGGGGCGCGGAGCGTCAGATCGAGTCGATCAAGAAGGCGCGTTCGGCCCGCGAGATCGCGACCGTCGAGCACGCCAAGGAGGTCGCCGGGCGGCTGAAGTCGCTGAAGGTGACCCTGCGCACCCGTACCGGGAGCAACGGCCGCCTGTTCGGCGCGGTGACGCCCGCCGACATCGCCGAGGCGGTCAAGGCCGCCGACGGGCCGGACCTGGACCGCCGCCGGATCGAGATCGGTAACCCGATCAAGACCGTCGGCACCCACCGGGTCAGCATCCGGCTGCACTCCGATGTCAACGCCACCATCGACGTGGACGTCGTCGAGGCGTGA
- the rpsF gene encoding 30S ribosomal protein S6, producing MRRYELMAILDPAIDERTASASLDPFLKVVKDGGGSVEKVEVWGRRRLAYDIQKKSEGIYAVVDLSAEPATVKELDRQLNLSESILRTKVIRPEVH from the coding sequence ATGCGTCGTTACGAACTCATGGCCATCCTCGACCCCGCCATCGACGAGCGCACCGCTTCCGCTTCGCTCGACCCGTTCCTGAAGGTCGTCAAGGACGGCGGCGGCAGCGTCGAGAAGGTGGAGGTCTGGGGTCGCAGGCGTCTGGCCTACGACATCCAGAAGAAGTCCGAAGGCATCTACGCGGTGGTCGACCTCTCGGCCGAGCCTGCCACGGTCAAGGAGCTCGACCGGCAGCTCAACCTGAGCGAGTCGATCCTCCGTACGAAGGTCATCCGCCCCGAGGTCCACTGA
- a CDS encoding transglycosylase domain-containing protein, protein MAALGFLGFLALIGVAYAQTPVPAKPGNSDVTKTAAIFYYADGKREIGRLGKNREMVTLDKVPKHVQEAVIAAENRSFWTDSGFSPKGLSRAVWVNVSGGSTQGGSTITQQLAKNYYLSDEQTMSRKFKELFISLKLEDKLGSKQKILEQYLNTIYFGRNAYGIQAASKAFFGKDVSKLNVSEGALLGAIIQQPGKFDPASDDPDLVKQTQARYQYVLNGMRKTGNISEADHAKYFNTLPKTANGGVETYGGQRGYMIKRAILELSRDQGISEEQLLNQGLRVTTTFDYDKMIAAKKAVHSVVPGDPAKLLKQNIRLGLASVNTTNGEVDAIYGGPDFLKQSFDNVWKGSAQAGSAMKPYVLATALQKGYSLKSTVEGRSGVSLDGTGKVVPNGTPGALKPIRNSHNAPGAIDLVKATKESSNTGYVQLALKVGVSNVVENAEKMGVSPDLVGPYKEQAGLALGINDIRPIEQAAGYSVFANGGTYYQPHVVKKVRAKDSEQDYKKLEWKKAENVFPTTVTRDVNYALQQVVEPGGTAEAAKLPDRQVAGKTGTTEKNVATWFVGYVPKIATSVTLFNDKKKTLSLDGQAEVYGGGITARIWKAYMTEATKGTSPDQFEGPAWGGNTQQWAQAPKPKKTERPEDEEPQCDNGNGNGNGHGNGRPRDPRCEDQPSSPPPSTELPPCQTPMTNPTCDPNKPPEENPPDDGWWCQRHKQEEICRNDEEEPGGPGGPDDPPFPQQQSIVRLKD, encoded by the coding sequence GTGGCCGCCCTGGGCTTCCTGGGCTTCCTCGCCCTCATCGGTGTCGCGTACGCGCAGACGCCGGTGCCGGCGAAGCCAGGCAACTCCGACGTCACCAAGACGGCCGCCATCTTCTATTACGCGGACGGCAAGAGAGAGATCGGCCGGCTGGGCAAGAACCGCGAGATGGTCACCCTCGACAAGGTGCCCAAGCACGTCCAGGAAGCCGTGATCGCGGCCGAGAACCGCAGTTTCTGGACCGACAGCGGCTTCTCCCCCAAGGGCCTGTCCCGCGCGGTGTGGGTGAACGTCAGCGGCGGCTCCACCCAGGGCGGCTCGACCATCACCCAGCAGCTCGCCAAGAACTACTACCTGAGCGACGAGCAGACGATGAGCCGCAAGTTCAAGGAGCTCTTCATCTCGCTCAAGCTCGAGGACAAGCTGGGCAGCAAGCAGAAGATCCTCGAGCAGTACCTCAACACCATCTACTTCGGCCGCAACGCCTATGGCATCCAGGCCGCGTCGAAGGCGTTCTTCGGCAAGGACGTCAGCAAGCTGAACGTGAGCGAGGGCGCGCTGCTGGGCGCGATCATCCAGCAGCCGGGCAAGTTCGACCCCGCCAGCGACGACCCCGATCTGGTCAAGCAGACCCAGGCGCGCTACCAGTACGTGCTCAACGGGATGCGCAAGACCGGCAACATCAGCGAGGCGGACCACGCCAAGTACTTCAACACCCTCCCCAAGACCGCGAACGGGGGGGTCGAGACCTACGGCGGCCAGCGCGGCTACATGATCAAGCGCGCCATCCTGGAGCTGAGCCGCGACCAGGGCATCTCCGAGGAGCAGCTGCTCAACCAGGGGCTCCGCGTCACGACCACGTTCGACTACGACAAGATGATCGCCGCCAAGAAGGCGGTGCACAGCGTCGTCCCGGGCGACCCGGCCAAGCTGCTCAAGCAGAACATCCGCCTGGGACTGGCCTCGGTCAACACGACCAACGGCGAGGTCGACGCCATCTACGGCGGGCCCGACTTCCTGAAGCAGTCCTTCGACAACGTGTGGAAGGGCTCGGCCCAGGCCGGGTCGGCGATGAAGCCGTACGTCCTGGCCACCGCGCTGCAGAAGGGCTACAGCCTCAAGAGCACGGTCGAGGGACGTTCGGGAGTCTCCCTCGACGGCACCGGGAAGGTCGTGCCCAACGGCACGCCGGGAGCGCTGAAGCCCATCCGCAACAGCCACAACGCCCCGGGCGCCATCGACCTGGTGAAGGCCACCAAGGAGTCGTCCAACACCGGCTACGTGCAGCTCGCGCTCAAGGTCGGCGTCTCGAACGTCGTCGAGAACGCCGAGAAGATGGGCGTGTCCCCCGATCTGGTGGGCCCGTACAAGGAGCAGGCCGGTCTGGCGCTGGGCATCAACGACATCCGGCCGATCGAGCAGGCCGCGGGCTACTCGGTCTTCGCCAACGGCGGCACCTACTACCAGCCGCACGTGGTGAAGAAGGTCCGGGCCAAGGACAGCGAGCAGGACTACAAGAAGCTGGAGTGGAAGAAGGCGGAGAACGTCTTCCCCACCACGGTGACCCGTGACGTCAACTACGCCCTGCAGCAGGTCGTCGAGCCGGGCGGCACGGCGGAGGCGGCCAAGCTGCCCGACCGCCAGGTCGCGGGCAAGACCGGTACCACCGAGAAGAACGTCGCCACCTGGTTCGTCGGCTACGTCCCGAAGATCGCCACCTCGGTGACGCTGTTCAACGACAAGAAGAAGACGCTGTCCCTGGACGGGCAGGCGGAGGTCTACGGTGGTGGCATCACCGCCAGGATCTGGAAGGCCTACATGACCGAGGCCACCAAGGGCACCTCTCCCGATCAGTTCGAGGGCCCGGCCTGGGGCGGGAACACGCAGCAGTGGGCGCAGGCGCCCAAGCCCAAGAAGACCGAGCGGCCCGAGGACGAAGAGCCTCAGTGCGACAACGGGAACGGCAACGGCAACGGGCACGGGAACGGGCGTCCCCGGGACCCGCGCTGCGAGGACCAGCCCTCGTCGCCTCCGCCCAGCACCGAGCTGCCTCCCTGCCAGACGCCGATGACCAATCCCACCTGCGATCCCAACAAGCCGCCGGAGGAGAACCCGCCGGACGACGGCTGGTGGTGCCAGAGGCACAAGCAGGAGGAGATCTGCCGCAACGACGAGGAGGAGCCGGGTGGCCCGGGTGGCCCTGATGATCCGCCCTTCCCGCAGCAGCAGTCGATCGTCAGGCTGAAGGACTAG
- a CDS encoding barstar family protein → MDENRALTELIEGRLKPAVYQWRAPAMPSAGLAAASWPERAREAGWKVFYLNGRRARDKRSFLGLCREAFDLPEWAGRNWDALADCLRDLSWAPADGGHLVLYEAWDELAEADQRAFRTALDIFADAVEYWRDTGTPMTVLLSSIGVEVAGVPKLG, encoded by the coding sequence GTGGACGAGAACCGAGCGCTGACCGAGTTGATCGAGGGCCGGCTGAAACCGGCCGTCTACCAGTGGCGTGCCCCGGCGATGCCCAGCGCGGGACTCGCGGCGGCCTCCTGGCCGGAACGGGCGCGGGAGGCCGGCTGGAAGGTCTTCTACCTGAACGGTCGCCGGGCCCGGGACAAGCGGTCCTTCCTGGGGCTGTGCCGCGAGGCGTTCGATCTACCCGAGTGGGCGGGCCGCAACTGGGACGCGCTGGCGGACTGCCTGAGGGATCTCTCGTGGGCCCCCGCGGACGGCGGCCACCTGGTCCTGTACGAGGCGTGGGACGAGCTCGCCGAGGCGGACCAGCGCGCATTCCGTACGGCGCTCGACATCTTCGCCGACGCGGTGGAGTACTGGCGGGACACCGGCACCCCAATGACCGTGCTGCTGTCGAGCATCGGCGTGGAGGTGGCCGGTGTCCCTAAACTCGGATGA
- a CDS encoding transglycosylase domain-containing protein, with amino-acid sequence MTAILALLTLGGGTLVAVAYANTPIPSEAQAAAIAQESVIYYRDGKTPIARIGMHRESVPIKRIPMAVRHAVLAAEDRNFENGHGVSPTGVARALFKTATGGDVQGGSTITQQLARNYYQGLSQERTVSRKLKEILISVRLDRERKKDEILGLYLNTVSFGRQAYGIQAASRAYFHKDVGKLTVSEAAMLAALIQRPGYFVTTGPDTQPAKRALISRWNYVLDGMVKEGWLSQGDRAAQKFPKTKRTWSDVPDSSQAGYLKERVLKELTRLGVTPSMLEQGGLRIVTTFDKELQDYTAKAIKQIKREKDLGSDVHFGLAAVDPKTGGVVAAYGGPGYSKQQFDDSFDGKVQPGSSFKPIVLATALDQGISLQTLMDGSYSRTINGDTFTNDARSEDGVYSLTQMTEMSINTAYVELGQKVGLENVAEMAKKMGIPAATPDLDSGFTSLPLGIISTTPVDMASVYSTFAAEGEHIPVHVISQISDRHDGPVRTRQGKSVKKVPYEAEEVFSPEVARDATVAMRAVVRSGTGTGASLGVRPVAGKTGTTDKNRSAWFVGYTPQLATSVAMWRQDKDGGLKSLQGIGGYNQIYGGTVPATLFQRFMTKALDGKEIAQFGPPGNVGSTAPWSVPKPEPTPTPTPTPTPTPTCEPGMPRPGERPCIPGLPTRPSLPTVPPGTTPCNRFGMPIGCDPSLPPSDPPPAWWCDRNPGATQCVPGGRPDQPR; translated from the coding sequence GTGACGGCGATCCTGGCCCTGCTGACCCTCGGCGGCGGCACCCTCGTCGCCGTCGCGTACGCCAACACCCCCATCCCGAGCGAGGCGCAGGCGGCGGCCATCGCCCAGGAATCGGTCATCTACTACCGGGACGGCAAGACCCCGATCGCCCGGATCGGGATGCACCGCGAGAGCGTCCCGATCAAGCGGATCCCGATGGCGGTCCGGCACGCCGTGCTGGCCGCCGAGGACCGTAACTTCGAGAACGGGCACGGGGTCTCGCCGACCGGTGTCGCCCGCGCGCTGTTCAAGACCGCCACCGGCGGCGACGTGCAGGGCGGCTCGACGATCACCCAGCAGCTGGCCCGGAACTACTACCAGGGCCTCAGCCAGGAACGCACGGTCAGCCGCAAGCTCAAGGAGATCCTGATCTCGGTCCGGCTCGACCGCGAGCGCAAGAAGGACGAGATCCTCGGGCTCTACCTCAACACGGTGAGCTTCGGCCGCCAGGCGTACGGCATCCAGGCCGCGTCCCGGGCCTACTTCCACAAGGACGTCGGGAAGCTCACCGTGAGCGAGGCGGCGATGCTGGCCGCGCTCATCCAGCGTCCCGGCTACTTCGTCACCACCGGCCCGGACACCCAGCCCGCCAAGAGGGCCCTCATCAGCCGCTGGAACTACGTCCTGGACGGCATGGTCAAGGAGGGCTGGCTGTCCCAGGGCGACCGCGCCGCGCAGAAGTTCCCCAAGACCAAGCGGACGTGGAGCGACGTCCCCGACTCCTCCCAGGCCGGCTACCTGAAGGAGCGGGTGCTCAAGGAGCTGACCCGCCTCGGCGTCACCCCGTCGATGCTGGAGCAGGGCGGCCTGCGCATCGTCACCACGTTCGACAAGGAACTCCAGGACTACACCGCCAAGGCGATCAAGCAGATCAAGCGGGAGAAGGACCTGGGCAGCGACGTCCACTTCGGCCTTGCGGCGGTGGACCCGAAGACCGGCGGGGTCGTGGCGGCCTACGGCGGCCCCGGCTACAGCAAGCAGCAGTTCGACGACTCCTTCGACGGCAAGGTGCAGCCGGGCTCGTCGTTCAAGCCGATCGTGCTCGCCACCGCCCTGGACCAGGGCATCAGCCTGCAGACCCTGATGGACGGCTCCTACAGCAGGACCATCAACGGCGACACGTTCACCAACGACGCGCGCAGCGAGGACGGCGTCTACAGCCTGACCCAGATGACCGAGATGTCGATCAACACCGCCTACGTGGAGCTCGGCCAGAAGGTCGGGCTGGAGAACGTGGCGGAGATGGCCAAGAAGATGGGGATCCCGGCCGCGACTCCGGATCTGGACTCCGGTTTCACCAGCCTCCCGCTCGGCATCATCTCCACCACTCCGGTCGACATGGCCTCGGTCTACTCCACGTTCGCCGCCGAGGGCGAGCACATCCCCGTGCACGTGATCAGCCAGATCAGCGACCGGCACGACGGTCCCGTCCGGACGCGGCAGGGCAAGAGCGTCAAGAAGGTGCCGTACGAGGCCGAGGAGGTGTTCTCCCCGGAGGTCGCCCGCGACGCGACGGTGGCCATGCGGGCGGTCGTCCGCTCGGGCACCGGTACCGGCGCGAGCCTCGGTGTCCGCCCGGTCGCCGGCAAGACCGGCACCACGGACAAGAACCGGTCCGCCTGGTTCGTCGGATACACGCCGCAGCTCGCCACGTCGGTCGCGATGTGGCGGCAGGACAAGGACGGCGGCCTCAAGTCCCTGCAGGGCATCGGCGGCTACAACCAGATCTACGGTGGCACGGTGCCCGCGACGCTCTTCCAGCGGTTCATGACCAAGGCCCTGGACGGCAAGGAGATCGCGCAGTTCGGCCCGCCCGGCAACGTCGGCTCCACCGCGCCCTGGTCGGTGCCGAAGCCGGAGCCGACTCCGACGCCGACACCGACGCCCACCCCCACGCCCACGTGCGAGCCGGGCATGCCGCGTCCCGGCGAGCGGCCCTGCATCCCCGGGCTGCCGACCAGGCCGAGCCTGCCGACGGTGCCGCCGGGGACCACACCGTGCAACCGCTTCGGCATGCCGATCGGCTGCGACCCGAGCCTCCCGCCGAGCGACCCGCCGCCGGCGTGGTGGTGCGATCGCAATCCGGGCGCCACCCAGTGCGTTCCGGGCGGCCGGCCCGACCAGCCTCGGTGA
- a CDS encoding single-stranded DNA-binding protein gives MAGDTVITIVGNLVEDPNLRFTTSGQAVASFRIASTPRFFDRQSGEWKDGEALFLTCNVWRQAAENVAETLQRGMRVIVQGRLKQRSYETQQGEKRTVFEVEVDEVGPSLRSATAKVNKTQRQGGGGGGFGGGGGGGFGGGPGGDGGGYGGGGGGGFGGGQQGGQQGGPGGAPPNDPWATGGSGGGGGGGGFSDDPPF, from the coding sequence ATGGCAGGCGACACCGTAATCACGATCGTCGGGAACCTCGTGGAGGACCCGAACCTACGTTTCACCACGAGCGGCCAGGCGGTCGCCTCGTTCCGCATCGCCTCGACGCCGCGGTTCTTCGACCGCCAGTCGGGCGAGTGGAAGGACGGCGAGGCGCTCTTCCTGACCTGCAACGTCTGGCGGCAGGCGGCCGAGAACGTGGCCGAGACCCTGCAGCGCGGCATGCGGGTGATCGTGCAGGGGCGTCTCAAGCAGCGCTCGTACGAGACCCAGCAGGGTGAGAAGCGCACCGTCTTCGAGGTCGAGGTCGACGAGGTCGGCCCGTCCCTCCGCAGCGCCACCGCCAAGGTCAACAAGACCCAGCGGCAGGGCGGTGGCGGCGGCGGGTTCGGCGGCGGCGGCGGTGGCGGCTTCGGCGGCGGCCCCGGCGGTGACGGCGGCGGCTACGGCGGCGGTGGTGGCGGCGGCTTCGGCGGCGGCCAGCAGGGCGGCCAGCAGGGCGGCCCCGGCGGCGCCCCGCCCAACGACCCCTGGGCCACCGGCGGCTCCGGCGGTGGCGGCGGGGGCGGCGGCTTCTCCGACGACCCGCCGTTCTAA
- a CDS encoding deoxyribonuclease IV — MRIGAHVDQTNALDHARAREADVVQFFLGDPQGWKKPVLPEGVEAFQAPDVDVDVYVHAPYVVNVATSNNRIRIPSRKILQQQLEAAASIGAKALIVHGGHVLKDDDPETGYENWRKVFERLDCPVPVYIENTAGGGNAMARKFDRIARLWEVLSGVDGLESKLGFCLDTCHAHAAGEELIDAVDRIKSITGRIDLVHCNDSRDAFGSGADRHANLGSGTIDTDLILAVVRAAGAPVVVETPGDGQAADIAWLRSRLG; from the coding sequence ATGCGCATCGGAGCCCACGTCGACCAGACCAACGCGCTCGATCACGCCCGCGCTCGCGAGGCCGACGTCGTGCAGTTCTTCCTCGGGGACCCGCAGGGGTGGAAGAAGCCCGTGCTCCCCGAGGGCGTGGAGGCGTTCCAGGCCCCGGACGTCGACGTGGACGTGTACGTGCACGCCCCGTACGTCGTCAACGTGGCGACCTCCAACAACCGGATCCGGATCCCCAGCCGCAAGATCCTCCAGCAGCAGCTGGAGGCGGCGGCCTCGATCGGCGCGAAGGCGCTGATCGTGCACGGCGGGCACGTCCTGAAGGACGACGACCCGGAGACGGGCTACGAGAACTGGCGCAAGGTCTTCGAACGCCTGGACTGTCCTGTTCCGGTCTACATCGAGAACACCGCGGGCGGCGGCAACGCGATGGCGCGGAAGTTCGACCGGATCGCCCGGCTGTGGGAGGTCCTGTCGGGCGTGGACGGGCTGGAGTCCAAGCTCGGGTTCTGCCTGGACACCTGCCACGCGCACGCGGCGGGCGAGGAGCTGATCGACGCCGTCGACCGGATCAAGTCGATCACCGGCCGGATCGACCTCGTGCACTGCAACGACAGCCGGGACGCGTTCGGGTCGGGCGCCGACCGGCACGCCAACCTGGGCTCGGGCACCATCGACACCGACCTGATCCTGGCCGTCGTCCGGGCGGCCGGCGCCCCCGTGGTGGTGGAGACGCCGGGGGACGGCCAGGCCGCCGACATCGCCTGGCTGCGGTCCCGGCTGGGCTGA
- a CDS encoding MerR family transcriptional regulator — protein MDGDILYTIGDLARRTGLSVRTIRFYSDAGVVPPTDRTDAGYRLYDLTAMARLELVRTLRELGVDLTTVQRVLERELTVAEVAATHAEALDRQIQTLRLRRAVMRAVAKRGSSPEEMELMHKLAKLSDEERKQIITDFLDEVYEGVDADPEFAAKLRSGMPELPDDPSPEQVDAWVELAELVQDAGFKARIRQMLEYQATHPVKPSNAMIDLVEVTSTRVRAAQAEGIAPEDPEARPVVDALAAAFAAAYGETDDADFRTVLLERMEIGNDRRAERYWQLLATINGWDTKPPTLTPYFEWFIAALRAHS, from the coding sequence ATGGACGGCGACATCCTCTACACGATCGGGGACCTGGCCAGGCGCACCGGCCTGTCGGTCCGGACGATCCGGTTCTACTCCGACGCGGGGGTGGTGCCGCCGACCGACCGCACCGACGCCGGCTACCGGCTGTACGACCTGACCGCGATGGCGCGCCTCGAACTCGTCCGGACGCTGCGCGAGCTGGGGGTCGACCTGACGACCGTCCAGCGCGTGCTCGAACGCGAGCTCACGGTCGCCGAGGTCGCCGCGACGCACGCCGAGGCGCTGGACCGGCAGATCCAGACTCTGCGGCTGCGCCGGGCGGTCATGCGCGCGGTGGCCAAGCGTGGTTCCAGTCCCGAGGAGATGGAGCTCATGCACAAACTCGCCAAGCTCTCCGACGAGGAGCGCAAACAGATCATCACCGACTTCCTCGACGAGGTCTACGAGGGGGTCGACGCCGACCCGGAGTTCGCCGCCAAGCTGCGCTCGGGCATGCCGGAGCTGCCCGACGACCCCTCGCCCGAGCAGGTCGACGCCTGGGTGGAGCTGGCCGAGCTGGTCCAGGACGCCGGGTTCAAGGCCCGGATCCGGCAGATGCTCGAATACCAGGCGACCCACCCGGTCAAGCCGAGCAACGCCATGATCGACCTGGTCGAGGTCACCAGTACGCGGGTGCGGGCCGCGCAGGCCGAGGGGATCGCCCCCGAGGACCCGGAGGCCCGGCCGGTCGTCGACGCGCTGGCCGCGGCCTTCGCCGCCGCGTACGGCGAGACCGACGACGCGGACTTCCGGACCGTCCTGCTGGAGCGGATGGAGATCGGCAACGACCGCCGCGCGGAGCGCTACTGGCAGCTGCTCGCGACGATCAACGGGTGGGACACCAAGCCCCCCACGCTGACGCCCTACTTCGAGTGGTTCATCGCGGCGCTGCGCGCGCACTCCTAG
- the rpsR gene encoding 30S ribosomal protein S18, with product MAKPPPRKPKKKVCVFCQEKISYVDYKDTGLLRKFISDRGKIRARRVTGNCTQHQRDVATAIKNAREMALLPYTSTAR from the coding sequence ATGGCGAAGCCACCTCCCCGCAAGCCTAAGAAGAAGGTTTGCGTTTTCTGCCAGGAGAAGATCTCCTACGTCGACTACAAGGACACCGGTCTGCTGCGGAAGTTCATCTCCGACCGCGGCAAGATCCGTGCCCGCCGGGTGACCGGCAACTGCACCCAGCACCAGCGCGACGTCGCCACGGCGATCAAGAACGCTCGTGAGATGGCGCTGCTGCCGTACACCAGCACCGCGCGCTGA
- a CDS encoding glycosyltransferase family 87 protein, giving the protein MSGVQTDSRDDAETGAEGDHGRLARMVPVLSGLTALTAVLAWLQKQPCASASFDFVKTTTRACYTDIYPLFFVRGLNDGKVPYFDSFSGTDIRYVEYPVLSGALMHVVNVLVRPFGEDARGMAFFNITALVLGLLAVVTVLATAYVAGGRSLRAGLMVALSPALILTAYINWDLLAVGLSALAVAAWASRRPGWAGVLLGLAIAAKFYPLLFLGPLVLLCVRAGQWRAMGRLLAGTAGAWLAVNLPVMLFAWDGWIEFYRFSQERGIDWGSVFFFLQDHGVAGLDDTEKLNLFGTGTFLVLALGIAVLALAAPRRPRLPQLLFLVLVAFMLPNKVWSPQYVLWLLPLVVLARPKLPAFVLWQLGEIAYFFGIWWFLLSVTVGPEGREGADLPGLVSALTSFELPENGIEQGVYFMALLARFLTVALLAFLVVWDILRPSGDVVRTGGVDDPAGGCLDGAADVVSLGVLRRGRRDRAVAAATAPPRLSETRAQAPV; this is encoded by the coding sequence ATGTCCGGAGTACAGACCGATTCCCGCGACGACGCCGAGACCGGCGCCGAAGGGGACCACGGGCGCCTGGCGCGGATGGTGCCCGTGCTCTCGGGACTCACCGCCCTGACGGCCGTCCTCGCCTGGCTGCAGAAGCAACCGTGCGCCTCGGCCTCGTTCGACTTCGTCAAGACGACGACCCGGGCCTGCTACACCGACATCTACCCGCTCTTCTTCGTGCGGGGACTGAACGACGGCAAGGTCCCCTACTTCGACTCGTTCTCCGGCACCGACATCCGGTACGTGGAGTACCCGGTGCTGAGCGGCGCCCTGATGCACGTGGTGAACGTGCTGGTGCGGCCGTTCGGGGAGGACGCCCGGGGCATGGCGTTCTTCAACATCACCGCGCTGGTGCTGGGGCTCCTCGCGGTCGTGACGGTCCTGGCCACCGCGTACGTGGCCGGCGGGCGTTCGCTGCGGGCGGGCCTGATGGTCGCCCTGTCCCCGGCGCTGATCCTCACCGCGTACATCAACTGGGACCTGCTCGCGGTGGGGCTCTCCGCCCTCGCGGTCGCCGCCTGGGCCTCGCGCCGTCCCGGGTGGGCCGGGGTACTGCTGGGCCTGGCGATCGCGGCCAAGTTCTACCCGCTGCTCTTCCTCGGCCCGCTGGTGCTGCTGTGCGTACGGGCGGGGCAGTGGCGGGCCATGGGACGGCTCCTGGCCGGTACGGCGGGTGCGTGGCTCGCGGTGAACCTCCCCGTCATGCTCTTCGCCTGGGACGGCTGGATCGAGTTCTACCGGTTCAGCCAGGAACGGGGCATCGACTGGGGTTCGGTCTTCTTCTTCCTCCAGGACCACGGCGTGGCCGGCCTGGACGACACCGAGAAGCTCAACCTCTTCGGCACGGGCACGTTCCTCGTCCTCGCCCTGGGCATCGCCGTGCTCGCCCTGGCCGCGCCGCGCCGTCCCCGGCTGCCGCAGCTGCTGTTCCTGGTGCTGGTCGCGTTCATGCTGCCCAACAAGGTGTGGTCACCGCAGTACGTGCTGTGGCTGCTCCCCCTGGTCGTCCTGGCCAGGCCCAAGCTGCCGGCGTTCGTCCTGTGGCAGCTCGGGGAGATCGCCTACTTCTTCGGGATCTGGTGGTTCCTGCTGTCGGTGACGGTCGGCCCGGAGGGCAGGGAGGGCGCCGACCTGCCGGGTCTGGTCTCGGCCCTGACGAGCTTCGAGCTTCCGGAGAACGGCATCGAGCAGGGCGTCTACTTCATGGCCCTGCTGGCCCGGTTCCTGACGGTCGCGCTGCTGGCGTTCCTCGTCGTCTGGGACATCCTGCGCCCCTCCGGTGACGTCGTCCGGACCGGCGGGGTGGACGACCCGGCCGGGGGCTGCCTCGACGGGGCCGCGGACGTGGTCTCGCTGGGAGTCCTGCGCCGCGGGAGACGCGACCGGGCGGTCGCCGCGGCGACCGCCCCGCCGCGCCTGTCCGAGACGCGTGCCCAGGCGCCTGTCTAG
- a CDS encoding DUF4190 domain-containing protein yields MAQPPYDPYGGYGHSDPYAQQSYQQPAAAPVQHHYYGAPTRPNNGMATASLVLGIIGIFACGLTSILAIIFGHVAHSQIKRTGEGGAGMATAGLVMGYILTVGWLLYWVVIFGIYGVALWGASQSGTTY; encoded by the coding sequence ATGGCACAACCCCCTTACGACCCGTACGGCGGTTACGGGCATTCCGACCCGTACGCGCAGCAGTCGTACCAGCAGCCCGCCGCCGCCCCGGTTCAGCACCACTACTACGGCGCTCCCACCCGGCCCAACAACGGAATGGCCACCGCTTCGCTGGTCCTGGGGATCATCGGCATCTTCGCCTGCGGCCTCACCTCCATCCTGGCGATCATCTTCGGTCATGTCGCGCACAGCCAGATCAAGCGCACCGGTGAAGGCGGAGCCGGCATGGCCACCGCCGGCCTGGTGATGGGCTACATACTCACGGTCGGATGGCTGCTCTACTGGGTGGTCATCTTCGGTATCTACGGGGTCGCCCTCTGGGGCGCCAGCCAGAGCGGCACCACTTACTGA